The Caenorhabditis elegans chromosome I genome includes the window ttATACGTTTCGAGATCTCAGTCAGCATCTATAGTCTTCGATAATATTGCTCATTCTTGGGAACTAGCAAAGTATGTAGTTTCATCATTTGACTACAATACTCAAAACATGCCTAGTTCTGCCACGTCACAATGGCAGATGGTCGTAAGTGAAAAGAGAATGCAACATTACGTAGTTGCAGTCAACGGGAAGATATGACGTCATTTGTCTGGAAATGATGGATTGTGTGGAAAGAGGTCAGGAAAAAGGGGGAGATATCTGGCGGTTTATGGGTGCATATATAACAGAAGAGTTACGACTGGAAGATCAAAGACTGTAAAGGGCCTTTTAAGTTGTATAATTGCTACTggagaaaattgtttccacTACTCTTATGTTAAAATGATCAtaacaaatctttttttttgaaacttttttcactgttaAAAGGTGGCAAATACTCAGTAccactatttttgaaattgtccaAAAACACTGCCTTCTGCatgtgttatttttttaaatcaaaaaataaatcattctAGCAAATTTGGAACTTTGTCAAAacgaaatatggaaaattttgaaacatttataaCAAATGTGAAGTCTTAAATTATGTTATTCGGTTATATATGAGTaaatgttccaatttttaaaaattaatatctggcttcaaactaactttttcaaaaattcccgtaaccattttgtagcaaattttgtgttctgtcaaaatttgaaaataaaattgaaaaaggtttCATATCCGCtgagttcaagcagaaaaagtggattttcagtcatacctttTAGTGCACAATTTGAGACCAATTGTGTTTTGAACATTCGAActggagaaaaaaacaaactttccacttttctataatatcttatcaattttcaaagtttttttcttaaagaaCATTAACTTTAATAAATTGGAGTCACAAAAATGGATGTACTCCTGGGTCATAGTGATGACATAAAAAGtgtgtgttttatttttcactgctACGAAATTAAAGGCACATTTATGCAAAATTGTCTTGATGAGCGTTCAGTCTTTTTTTAGAGTGcctgtgaaaaatttgtggaGATCATACGTAGATCACAATTAATTTGAGGAAAATAAACAGAAATTCAAcattggagggaaatttaattGTGATCTACGCGCGATCTACTCAATGTTTTCACAGAAACTCTCAAAATAAAGGCTAAACGCGCGGCAAGACCATTTTGCGTAAATGTGCGGACATTCAGTTCAGTTATtaataatatatatttttatttctctcGAACACTTCCAACGGTAATATTTGGCGCCAAAATAgttctgtttgtttttttgttctttcaaaatacataAACAAACGAACACTTTTCTGACCAAAATAACAAATGGCAATTTCATTCAATTGTTGCGGAAGCAGCCATTGCCATTTTTcgcttttagtttttttcataaatatattCCTGTGTTTTGGCGTtccaaagttttaaaaatgtgaacaaccttttttcaaacttaataAGTTAGTTTAATATGTATTAAATTGTTTAGAGGTTCATCTTCTTTGTtaccttcatttttttttcaaattttaatttccaaaagcaCCAGACCATTGAACACTCATTTGATTAAATCGAACAATGTTTGtccttctttcattttttgcccTTTCTCCATCATTATCCCTCTCTTCTTTTTACAGTCACACCACCATCGAGCACGCCGTATACACAACATACATTGAACATCATCGTTCAAAAACAACAGTTGGGCGGAGTTAACGCTGAGAGAGGCATCTGGTGACCAGGCTTCGTCTCTTCTTTCCGTGTGCTCTTAAACCACCTGCGTCTCTTTGGGGCCATTCTCTCCTGGCGGCCACTGATACCCATCCCGTCCATCCCTGCcatcttcttattcttctcaTTCACACCGCAACCAAAGTTTCGGCACAGTCGGTGTAGAGAATCATGTCTGTTGATCCAAACCTTCTTACTCCTTACAaggtaatattttttatttatgttcTTGCCTAATATATGTATTGTTTTAGAATACCGGAGCTGCCAACGCATCTCTCCGTCAGATCTCTGAAGATGCTTTCTACGTTGTCAATGAGGTCGTCATGAAGCGTCTTGGACATGTTCCGATTCTcaaggtaatttttgaaagttccgAAAAGAAAGCAATTGAAAGTGTTTAcacttttaaattgttatAATGGCAACGAGTATAACACTTGAACAaacaaaatgataaaattggGTGGAAAGTAcagaaaatcattaaaatttatttcgataCATGTACACAAATGTGTTGATTCTAGAAATTGTGATGAATTggattttgatcaaaaaccaTGTGAGATGGtatcgaaaaagaaaattgaaataagaaATCACTGAAAAGATTATGTTCTAAACTTTTAATATCGtttcttgattttccaaaaaactttcaataattgtttcgttctgaaaattgcttcTGATTTCATTCCACCAGGCAACAATACAAAAGGGACgaacaaaaaccaaatatttgCTAATAAGATTTTATTCCAttgcttttcttttcttctttccaatattttcttcttcacAATAAACAAACTATTGTGTGTAGTGGTAGAGACCGAAGACGGTCTGCGTTTTAGAGGCCAAAAGAGCGATCTTGAAACCAATTACAAAGCAATaagaaggaggaggaggaggaggtgaTCTCTTATCACTTATCACTGATTGACTCGCTGATATCATATCACACCACGAGGACAGAGACGGGGTTTTCCAAACGGCGATTCTCGAACAGCGCAAAGTACGCACTTAGATCTTCTACGACTAGGAACCAtagaatattccagaaaaGATTCAAGAAACGAGAGCGCACAAAAATGTGAGGGAGGGATTGGCACGCGCCTTGCTTTTTCAAATGGAAAGTGGCTTTTTCAAGCAGGAAAGGGTCCTCTTGTACAGCATCCGAGAGGGTTGTTTGTTGAGAGTAGCCaacgaaaaactaaaaatttgtctcaagggaaaaatatttatttgggAATAATTTTATATGCTGTCGTATCTACATAAGTTTActatagttttggaaaaaattcactaTCAAGCAATTTCAgcatataatatttttttttaaataatggaAACAAGTAGTTCTTTCcgttctttcaaaaatttcaaagatagtaaattttgtcgaaatttaaagttcaaaGTCTCAGGCTCTTGTGGCTTATGAGCTCCcttcttttttcgaaacttcttGATATCTACACGTGGTTGTTTGCAACCTTCTCCATCTTCTCCTCCCCGTGTCTGCGTGCAATTCGGCACAAGTGCCGGGGAGTCGGCTGGAGCAGTTGGTGTCCCTGTCCCTGACAACTCGGCCCGTAACTGCCTCTGGTCAATCGATCTAGGAGTGCCTGTGAGAGAAcgagatgaaaaaaaaactaaaaataaccAAGAGAAATacataaacaaatttttttcccagcATGAAAGATTCTCGTGCAGAGGAACCAGTTTCGGATAGCATTGAAATGGAAAGGTCAATGTTCAAATGATACGATAGACGGTTGTTGGTGTAGGGCAGAAACTGCAAGGACCGGTACAAAATTCGAACTTTGCTTCGAGCGACCTTGTTAGTTTATTGGGGTAaaggaaataaataatttaagcTACAATAACACTACTAATAGAGACTTTATTTTGCTGCaaaatcattacttatatataaaaaaataattccgtttgttccatagtttgtagtctatgtagtctttgtagtctgtgacgtcacacccaaAGTCACTGAGAATTGTGGGCGGGGTCTGTCatccttcgtggtgagacccatcgtggcgagacccatcgtggcgaaacccatcgtggtgagacccatcgtggtgagacccatcgtggcgataCCCATCGTGGccagacccatcgtggtgagacccgtcgtggcgagacccatcgtggtgagacccatcgtggtgagacccaccgtggtgagacccgtcgtggtgagacccatcgtggtaagacccatcgtggtgaaacccatcgtggcgagacccaccgtgatgagacccgtcgtggcgagacccatcgtggtgagacccaccgtggtgagacccgtcgtggtgagacccaccgtggtgagacccgtcgtggtgagacccaccgtggtaagacccaaaattttggcgggaaatttaaattttctgtgaaaaatattttggcgggaaatttaaattttctgtgaaaaatattttggcgggaaatttaaattttctgagaaaaatattttggagggaaatttaaattttctgtgaaaaatattttggcgggaaatttaaattttctgagaaaaattttttggcgggaaatttaaatattctgtgaaaaatatttttgcgggaaattgaaattttctgaaaattctaaaattctggaaatctagaatcttctggaaatttcgaaaaaattctcgaatgttccagaactttctagaaaaatcgagaaaattctggaatgttccagaactttctagtaaaatcgaagaaaattctggaatgttccagaactcctagaaaaatcgagaaaattctggaatgttccagaactttctagaaaaattgggaaagttctggaatgttccagaactttctagaaaaatcgagaaaattctggaatgttccagaactttctagaacaattgggaaagttctggaatgttccagaactttctagaaaaatcgagaaaattctggaatgttccagaactttctagaaaaattgggaaaagtctggaatgttccagaactttctagaaaaatcgagaaaattctggaatgttccagaactttctagaaaaattgggaaaattctggaatgttccagaactttctagaaaaatcgagaaaattctggaatgttccagaactttctagaaaaattgggaaaagtctggaatgttccagaactttctagaaaaatcgagaaaattctggaatgttccagaactttctagaaaaatcgagaaaattctggaatgttccgaaaaattgagcttagAGCTTTAGAAGAGGTAGTTATTTGGGAGTTGATGGGGGATCaagtcaaggtactgtagtggtactataggggtactgtaggtatacggtagggttactgtagttttggaaaatttgactttttgtcCTTTGAAGAGATATTGGGTTAGGAGTTGGTggaggataatgtcaaggtactgtagtggtattgtAAGGTTACTGTCTTGGCCAAAAAGTAACAGAAAGTTTTCATACtgtctgtgaatttttgaaacatgcatgtcgtagaaaaatacatacatGTAACAGTGCCAGTAAACCgcgttttaagtgtttcaagtttttttcatgatgagaaattttttgagtgattgaaggtatgtgtgtcaaatacttttaatggtgccagtcgttgcccgcgccgtaggcgcAGTCAGCGGCTggtatatatataatttttttcagggagaCTTCCATCTTCTGCCAGCCAAGGTGCAACGTTTCATCGCCGAGAAGGCCGAGTTGATGCGTCCACGTGGAATCTTCATCTGCGACGGATCTCAACATGAAGCTGATGAACTTATCGACAAGCTCATCGAGCGTGGAATGCTCTCCAAACTCGAAGCATATGAGAATAACTACATCTGCAGAACCGATCCAAAGGATGTTGCTCGTGTCGAATCGAAGACCTGGATGGTCACCAAGAACAAGTATGACACTGTCACACACACCAAGGAAGGAGTTGAACCAATCATGGGACATTGGCTTGCTCCAGAGGATCTTGCCACCGAGCTTGATAGCCGTTTCCCAGGATGTATGGCTGGACGTATTATGTATGTCATTCCATTCTCTATGGGACCAGTTGGAGGACCACTTTCCAAGATCGGAATTCAATTGACTGATTCCAACTACGTCGTGCTTTCAATGAGAATCATGACTCGTGTCAACAATGATGTTTGGGATGCTCTTGGAAATCAAGATTTTGTTCGTTGTATCCACTCTGTTGGACTTCCACGTCCAGTCAAGCAACGTGTTATCAACCATTGGCCATGCAATCCAGAACGTGTTCTCATTGCTCATAGACCACCAGAGCGTGAAATCTGGTCTTTTGGATCCGGTTATGGAGGAAATTCCCTTCTTGGTAAGAAGTGCTTTGCTCTTCGTATCGCTTCCAACATTGCCAAGGATGAAGGATGGATGGCCGAGCACATGCTTATTATGGGAGTAACACGTCCATGTGGTCGCGAACACTTCATCGCTGCTGCTTTCCCATCTGCTTGCGGAAAGACCAACTTGGCTATGCTTGAGCCAACTCTTCCAGGATGGAAAGTCCGTTGTGTCGGAGATGATATTGCATGGATGAAGTTCGGAGAGGACGGAAGACTCTACGCTATCAACCCAGAAGCAGGTTTCTTTGGAGTTGCTCCAGGAACCTCAAACAAAACTAACCCAATGGCTGTTGCTACATTCCAAAAGAACTCGATCTTCACCAACGTCGCCGAGACTGCTAACGGAGAGTACTTCTGGGAGGGACTTGAGGATGAGATCGCCGACAAGAACGTCGATATCACCACATGGCTTGGAGAGAAGTGGCACATTGGAGAGCCAGGAGTTGCTGCTCATCCAAACTCGTAAgttaacattgaaaattatagtttgtaaaagtaatttttcaggCGTTTCGCTGCTCCAGCCAATCAATGTCCAATCATTCATCCAGACTGGGAAAGCCCACAAGGAGTTCCAATTGAGGCTATCATTTTCGGAGGACGTCGTCCACAGGGAGTACCACTCATTTATGAGACTAACTCATGGGAACACGGAGTCTTCACTGGATCATGCCTCAAGTCAGAAGCTACCGCTGCGGCCGAATTCACTGGAAAGACTGTTATGCACGATCCAATGGCCATGCGTCCATTCATGGGATACAATTTTGGAAAGTATCTCCAACATTGGTTGGATCTAAAAACCGACTCCAGAAAggtaatcgattttttcatattttcagtaatttaatgttaatatttttagatgcCAAAGATCTACCACGTCAATTGGTTCCGTAAGGATTCAAATAACAAGTTCTTGTGGCCAGGATTCGGAGACAACATCCGTGTTATCGACTGGATCATCAGAAGACTCGATGGAGAACAAGAAATCGGAGTGGAAACCCCAATCGGAACAGTTCCAGCCAAGGGATCCATCAACTTGGAAGGACTCGGAGAGGTCAACTGGGATGAGCTCATGTCTGTGCCAGCCGACTACTGGAAACAAGATGCTCAAGAAATCCGCAAGTTCCTCGATGAACAAGTTGGAGAAGATCTTCCAGAACCAGTTCGTGCCGAGATGGATGCTCAAGAGAAGAGAGTCCAGACATTGTAATTATTATACCCGTTTTTCGCGCATTATTTCACGGTTATCTAACAGTTTTctgtttgttttattttttatttgaaacgcATCTATTGTTCCTATGTGAGTAGTGCCTTTTCTTCGCTTCACaacaatgttttatttttctcaatgtGTATAGTTACATGATTTTGGTAAAgtaaaaatgaattgttttatggaaaaatcaGTATCcgaatttctcattttataatttttattttgaaaaaactagaagGTCACTAACAAGATAATAACTTAGGAAAAAACCTTTACAGAAGTGGAATTTCAAGCGAAACATTTAGAGATCAGAAGCCAGTCAGAACAAATGGTTGATAAtacatgaaaataaataaataaaaatttgatttttcagtgacgTTTGATGAACGACGTGCAGAATTTACAGGTATATGCACATTGAGCACGCATAAATGATTGTTGCTCCTCACACACttgtttgttgtttttcagccaaaatccACACGaatatctggaaattaaataataacatttcaaataattgttaaAGTTGGCAAAGTtatttgtctattttttcgtTAACAGCTCTAACCTCATATCTCTGCATTCGGGATCCAGAAATGCTGATGGTTTTGTAGCAGTGAAGAATCCATATGTAGTTGCTCTCGAAGCTATTGAAGATGATCGAATTACCCCTGTcacatcttcttcttcagttgttgtagttgaaaattccGTCGATGGTGACATTATTGGCGGAGCCATTGGAGGAGTTGGACGAGCACGAGTCGATGAATTCAGGTCAGCTGTGAAACGATCAAAGTGACGACTTGTCTTGGATGGTGATGTAGCTGAAACAATACATTGGCAAAAGTACAATGAGCCTCTAAAAACAGAAATCCTATCAAAGAAAAGTAGTTTTAGCCaatagaaaatatgaaatacttTCGAATCTAAAGAAATAACCTTCACTCGTTGTCGATACAGATGTAGTGGAAGTTTTGAGTGTTGTAGTACTTCTTGTAGTACTTCCAGCTGCTTGAGATGCCAACAGTCTCATACgatctaaaaatattatcgAATGAATATgcatttgtattttcaaagaacttaCATTGTTGTTTTCTCATTTGCAAATCGGatattgtttttcttgaaGTATTCGATCCGGAAGATAATCCAATTGATGACGTTGAATTGTTGAGTGTAAGAACTGCGTCAACGACTTCTCTGAATCCTTCGAAAGTCTCAACAGCAGTTGGAATAAGCTCTTTCTTGTGAAGAATGAATCCATTTGATACtggaaataagaaaatttttgtgtttatttatttgtacTTGAATATCTTACATTCCATTTGGGGGCGAAGTTCAATCAAGTAGACATATTTCACGTTCAATGCAGA containing:
- the pck-2 gene encoding Phosphoenolpyruvate carboxykinase [GTP] (Confirmed by transcript evidence) gives rise to the protein MSVDPNLLTPYKNTGAANASLRQISEDAFYVVNEVVMKRLGHVPILKGDFHLLPAKVQRFIAEKAELMRPRGIFICDGSQHEADELIDKLIERGMLSKLEAYENNYICRTDPKDVARVESKTWMVTKNKYDTVTHTKEGVEPIMGHWLAPEDLATELDSRFPGCMAGRIMYVIPFSMGPVGGPLSKIGIQLTDSNYVVLSMRIMTRVNNDVWDALGNQDFVRCIHSVGLPRPVKQRVINHWPCNPERVLIAHRPPEREIWSFGSGYGGNSLLGKKCFALRIASNIAKDEGWMAEHMLIMGVTRPCGREHFIAAAFPSACGKTNLAMLEPTLPGWKVRCVGDDIAWMKFGEDGRLYAINPEAGFFGVAPGTSNKTNPMAVATFQKNSIFTNVAETANGEYFWEGLEDEIADKNVDITTWLGEKWHIGEPGVAAHPNSRFAAPANQCPIIHPDWESPQGVPIEAIIFGGRRPQGVPLIYETNSWEHGVFTGSCLKSEATAAAEFTGKTVMHDPMAMRPFMGYNFGKYLQHWLDLKTDSRKMPKIYHVNWFRKDSNNKFLWPGFGDNIRVIDWIIRRLDGEQEIGVETPIGTVPAKGSINLEGLGEVNWDELMSVPADYWKQDAQEIRKFLDEQVGEDLPEPVRAEMDAQEKRVQTL
- the pck-2 gene encoding Phosphoenolpyruvate carboxykinase [GTP] (Confirmed by transcript evidence) → MKRLGHVPILKGDFHLLPAKVQRFIAEKAELMRPRGIFICDGSQHEADELIDKLIERGMLSKLEAYENNYICRTDPKDVARVESKTWMVTKNKYDTVTHTKEGVEPIMGHWLAPEDLATELDSRFPGCMAGRIMYVIPFSMGPVGGPLSKIGIQLTDSNYVVLSMRIMTRVNNDVWDALGNQDFVRCIHSVGLPRPVKQRVINHWPCNPERVLIAHRPPEREIWSFGSGYGGNSLLGKKCFALRIASNIAKDEGWMAEHMLIMGVTRPCGREHFIAAAFPSACGKTNLAMLEPTLPGWKVRCVGDDIAWMKFGEDGRLYAINPEAGFFGVAPGTSNKTNPMAVATFQKNSIFTNVAETANGEYFWEGLEDEIADKNVDITTWLGEKWHIGEPGVAAHPNSRFAAPANQCPIIHPDWESPQGVPIEAIIFGGRRPQGVPLIYETNSWEHGVFTGSCLKSEATAAAEFTGKTVMHDPMAMRPFMGYNFGKYLQHWLDLKTDSRKMPKIYHVNWFRKDSNNKFLWPGFGDNIRVIDWIIRRLDGEQEIGVETPIGTVPAKGSINLEGLGEVNWDELMSVPADYWKQDAQEIRKFLDEQVGEDLPEPVRAEMDAQEKRVQTL
- the R11A5.6 gene encoding uncharacterized protein (Confirmed by transcript evidence), whose product is MYFSWLFLVFFSSRSLTGTPRSIDQRQLRAELSGTGTPTAPADSPALVPNCTQTRGGEDGEGCKQPRVDIKKFRKKKGAHKPQEPETLNFKFRQNLLSLKFLKERKELLVSII
- the pck-2 gene encoding Phosphoenolpyruvate carboxykinase [GTP] (Partially confirmed by transcript evidence); this encodes MVPVVARAVGAVSGWYIYNFFQGDFHLLPAKVQRFIAEKAELMRPRGIFICDGSQHEADELIDKLIERGMLSKLEAYENNYICRTDPKDVARVESKTWMVTKNKYDTVTHTKEGVEPIMGHWLAPEDLATELDSRFPGCMAGRIMYVIPFSMGPVGGPLSKIGIQLTDSNYVVLSMRIMTRVNNDVWDALGNQDFVRCIHSVGLPRPVKQRVINHWPCNPERVLIAHRPPEREIWSFGSGYGGNSLLGKKCFALRIASNIAKDEGWMAEHMLIMGVTRPCGREHFIAAAFPSACGKTNLAMLEPTLPGWKVRCVGDDIAWMKFGEDGRLYAINPEAGFFGVAPGTSNKTNPMAVATFQKNSIFTNVAETANGEYFWEGLEDEIADKNVDITTWLGEKWHIGEPGVAAHPNSRFAAPANQCPIIHPDWESPQGVPIEAIIFGGRRPQGVPLIYETNSWEHGVFTGSCLKSEATAAAEFTGKTVMHDPMAMRPFMGYNFGKYLQHWLDLKTDSRKMPKIYHVNWFRKDSNNKFLWPGFGDNIRVIDWIIRRLDGEQEIGVETPIGTVPAKGSINLEGLGEVNWDELMSVPADYWKQDAQEIRKFLDEQVGEDLPEPVRAEMDAQEKRVQTL
- the pck-2 gene encoding Phosphoenolpyruvate carboxykinase [GTP] (Confirmed by transcript evidence), which gives rise to MRPRGIFICDGSQHEADELIDKLIERGMLSKLEAYENNYICRTDPKDVARVESKTWMVTKNKYDTVTHTKEGVEPIMGHWLAPEDLATELDSRFPGCMAGRIMYVIPFSMGPVGGPLSKIGIQLTDSNYVVLSMRIMTRVNNDVWDALGNQDFVRCIHSVGLPRPVKQRVINHWPCNPERVLIAHRPPEREIWSFGSGYGGNSLLGKKCFALRIASNIAKDEGWMAEHMLIMGVTRPCGREHFIAAAFPSACGKTNLAMLEPTLPGWKVRCVGDDIAWMKFGEDGRLYAINPEAGFFGVAPGTSNKTNPMAVATFQKNSIFTNVAETANGEYFWEGLEDEIADKNVDITTWLGEKWHIGEPGVAAHPNSRFAAPANQCPIIHPDWESPQGVPIEAIIFGGRRPQGVPLIYETNSWEHGVFTGSCLKSEATAAAEFTGKTVMHDPMAMRPFMGYNFGKYLQHWLDLKTDSRKMPKIYHVNWFRKDSNNKFLWPGFGDNIRVIDWIIRRLDGEQEIGVETPIGTVPAKGSINLEGLGEVNWDELMSVPADYWKQDAQEIRKFLDEQVGEDLPEPVRAEMDAQEKRVQTL